A window of the Comamonas sp. Y33R10-2 genome harbors these coding sequences:
- a CDS encoding SWIB/MDM2 domain-containing protein, with protein sequence MATAKKATAATPAAAPAAKKRTPNAAFMKPLTPSAALAAVVGKDPLPRTEIISKLWVYIKANNLQDAANKRMINADAKLKEVFGKPQVSMFEMAGLIGKHVK encoded by the coding sequence ATGGCAACTGCAAAGAAGGCAACCGCTGCAACACCCGCAGCCGCTCCTGCCGCTAAGAAGCGCACTCCCAACGCTGCCTTCATGAAACCTCTGACACCCAGCGCTGCTCTGGCTGCCGTGGTTGGTAAGGATCCCCTGCCACGCACTGAAATCATCAGCAAGCTGTGGGTCTACATCAAGGCCAACAACCTGCAAGATGCTGCTAACAAGCGCATGATCAATGCAGACGCTAAGCTTAAGGAAGTCTTCGGCAAGCCCCAAGTCTCCATGTTCGAGATGGCTGGCCTGATTGGCAAGCACGTCAAGTAA
- a CDS encoding TolC family outer membrane protein encodes MKLNQIAQILAAVGMVSWTAAGMAQTTLNAQQANEQGTALQKVVEQVLMTHPEVQARFHDLNSSMEGQNVARGGWRPQVTAQGWLGREWRSHIQDSPSQDWNRPGWNLQLRQLIFDGFTTSSNIRQLGFEKLAKFYDLRATTESLANDAVAAYLDVQRYREMEKLARENFSTHQTTLGQLRDRQQSGVGRGVDMEQASGRLSLAQSNLMTESNNLNDVMQRYRRVVGEYPAATLDPVPDVSGKLPVAGASKDFGDSLRASPLLLSKQALVHAAEAGQKSAKGAHSPKLELLASTGRDRDQMSQAYWDVQSSRVQLMLTYNLYRGGADEARLRQTIAQGYAAQDVRDYTCRNLQQELSISWNNMARMRQQMPFLQEHVLSTSKVRVAYQQQFKIGQRSLLDVLNTENELFDAQRAMVNAQYDMKKAEYQWLTLSSQILPVLGLAQPHDASRPEEQQALTLPEDLLRSCKSSVPDTSNLTPVAVK; translated from the coding sequence ATGAAATTGAATCAAATCGCTCAAATTTTGGCTGCAGTGGGCATGGTGTCCTGGACTGCAGCTGGCATGGCGCAGACCACTTTGAATGCTCAGCAGGCCAATGAACAGGGCACTGCGCTGCAAAAAGTGGTGGAGCAGGTGTTGATGACACACCCTGAGGTGCAGGCTCGCTTTCACGACTTGAACTCTTCGATGGAGGGTCAGAACGTGGCCCGTGGTGGCTGGCGCCCTCAAGTGACCGCACAAGGCTGGCTGGGGCGCGAGTGGCGCAGCCACATTCAAGATTCGCCATCGCAGGACTGGAATCGCCCGGGTTGGAATCTGCAATTGCGCCAGCTGATTTTTGATGGTTTCACCACCAGCAGCAACATTCGCCAACTGGGTTTTGAGAAGCTCGCAAAATTCTATGACTTACGCGCAACGACAGAGAGCCTAGCCAACGATGCCGTCGCAGCTTACTTGGATGTGCAGCGTTACCGTGAGATGGAAAAGCTGGCGCGTGAGAACTTTAGTACTCACCAAACAACACTTGGCCAATTGCGTGATCGCCAGCAATCAGGCGTGGGTCGCGGTGTGGATATGGAGCAGGCCAGCGGCCGTTTATCTCTGGCGCAGAGCAATCTGATGACCGAGAGCAACAACCTCAACGACGTGATGCAGCGCTATCGCCGTGTGGTGGGTGAGTACCCAGCCGCGACGCTGGACCCTGTGCCTGATGTGTCTGGCAAGTTGCCCGTAGCCGGTGCGTCCAAGGATTTTGGTGACTCCTTGCGCGCCAGCCCATTGCTGCTGTCTAAGCAGGCGTTGGTGCATGCGGCTGAAGCGGGCCAAAAGTCCGCCAAGGGTGCGCATAGCCCAAAGCTGGAATTGCTCGCATCCACTGGCCGCGATCGCGATCAGATGTCTCAAGCTTATTGGGATGTCCAGAGCTCACGTGTCCAGCTGATGCTGACCTACAACCTTTATCGCGGTGGCGCGGATGAGGCACGTTTGCGTCAGACCATTGCACAGGGCTATGCCGCGCAGGACGTGCGTGACTACACCTGCCGTAATTTGCAGCAGGAGCTGTCCATCAGCTGGAACAATATGGCGCGCATGCGTCAGCAAATGCCTTTCTTGCAAGAGCATGTACTGTCCACATCTAAGGTGCGTGTGGCGTATCAGCAGCAGTTCAAGATTGGTCAGCGCTCTTTGCTGGACGTGCTGAACACTGAAAACGAGTTGTTCGATGCTCAGCGTGCAATGGTCAATGCGCAGTACGACATGAAGAAGGCAGAGTACCAGTGGCTGACTTTGTCCAGCCAGATTTTGCCTGTGCTGGGCCTGGCTCAACCGCATGACGCGAGCCGCCCTGAAGAGCAGCAAGCGCTGACCTTGCCTGAGGATTTGCTGCGCAGCTGCAAGTCTTCGGTGCCTGATACCAGCAACCTGACTCCTGTGGCAGTTAAGTAA